A window from Argopecten irradians isolate NY chromosome 3, Ai_NY, whole genome shotgun sequence encodes these proteins:
- the LOC138318319 gene encoding uncharacterized protein, with product MGCSTVMVVYFLTVYLISFSIQVAGVIIYKWLSPKECLRVYQESLSYTSYMYPTQNTTCSTPNATDDCYDKDVSPLGYALEILSIGIHAIVLLAFICPFCCKEKHPRCWSAYFILVSASAGACSMTGVVFIFLNLPGTCQDISYFLCLSSGMIDLCQVVLAIFCCIFKTCKTRCQSSRTTGSSFVVKDSRPACTTHASTDRKTGNNTATTARNRSSHGIIATKYERDVVVIASDNLLSAQENVVVMSNIEVTMIIQDSNI from the exons ATGGGGTGTTCGACGGTAATGGTTGTCTATTTCTTGACTGTGTATCTTATTTCATTTAGTATCCAAGTTGCTGGAGTCATCATTTACAAATGGTTATCTCCCAAAGAATGCTTGCGCGTGTATCAAGAATCATTATCATACACATCATACATGTACCCAACACAGAATACAACATGTTCAACACCGAATGCGACCGATGACTGCTATGACAAAG ATGTAAGTCCTCTTGGTTATGCTCTGGAGATTTTGTCTATCGGCATCCACGCCATTGTGCTTTTAGCCTTTATATGTCCGTTTTGCTGTAAGGAAAAACACCCAAGGTGCTGGTCCGCATACTTCATTTTGGTCTCTGCATCCGCAG GAGCATGCAGCATGACCGGTGTTGTCTTTATATTCTTGAATCTACCGGGAACCTGCCAGGACATCTCATACTTCTTATGTCTTTCGAGTGGAATGATCGACTTGTGCCAG GTAGTGTTGGCGATTttctgctgtatatttaagacGTGTAAAACGAGATGTCAAAGTAGTAGAACTACAGGATCCAGTTTTGTTGTAAAGGATTCAAGGCCTGCATGCACCACCCATGCCAGTACCGACAGGAAGACTGGTAACAACACTGCTACCACTGCAAGGAATCGCTCAAGTCATGGTATTATCGCCACGAAATATGAAAGGGATGTTGTTGTTATCGCCTCCGACAACCTCTTGTCCGCTCAAGAAAACGTTGTTGTAATGAGCAATATCGAAGTGACGATGATTATCCAGgattcaaatatttaa